In Hirschia baltica ATCC 49814, the genomic stretch TCGATGACGGGATTGGCTGAAAATCATCTGATTTTTATAAATTCAGGCTTTGTAGGCGCACGCTAATAGGAGCGTGCGGAAAAATAGTAATGACAGATATAGCAAATATATTAAGCGGCGCTGTTGGCGACATATTTGAAGGCTTAGGGCTGGACAGGAAACTTGGGCAAGTGCGCCGCGCCGACCGTCCTGATCTTGCTGATTTTCAGTGTAATGGTGCAATGGCTGCGGCAAAAGCGGCTAAACGAAACCCGCGTGAGATAGCGGGCGAGGTCGCACCCAAAATCGAAGCTCTGGAATTGGTTGAAAGTGTAGATGTAGCAGGACCAGGATTTCTCAATATCACTGTATCTGCTGCTGCACTTGAAGGGCGGACAACTGAAATACTTGCTGATGGTAAAGCAGGGGGTGGATCTGTTGAAACGCCGCGCAATGTGATGATTGATTTTGGTGGCTGGAATGTCGCTAAACCCATGCATATCGGGCATTTACGCTCTACGATTATCGGTGACAGTCTTCAGCGTCTCTTCCGTTTTCTCGGCGATGATGTGACCTCTGATGTTCATCTTGGAGATTGGGGGCTTCAAATGGGGTTGCTAATTGTTGGGGTAAGCGAAGAACAACCAGACCTTCCTTATTTTGATGATAATTTTGAAGGCGAATATCCAGAAGAATCTCCCGTTTCAATGGATGATTTAGAGCGTCTCTACCCGTTATATGCTGGGAAGATGAAAGCTGAAAATACGGTTGAAACCATCGAAGATGGAAAGACTGTTTATAAGAAAGTGCCCAACCCAGAATACCGTGAAGATGTACGCGCATTGGCGCAAACGGCAACCGCAGAACTTCAAGCAGGGCGTCGTGGATATCGTGCGCTTTGGAAGCAATTTTGTGCAGTCACACAAATCGGGCTGGAGCGGGAATGTGGGGATCTTGGTGTTCAGTTTGACCTTTGGAAAGGTGAGTCTGACGCGAATGTTTTGTTGCCTGAAATTGTTGAAGACCTCAAATCACGCAAAGTTGCGGTCGAAAGCGACGGGGCATGGGTCATCTATGTCGAACGTGAGTCTGATAAAAAAGACATGCCGCCATTCATGTTGCTCAATTCGCAAGGAGCTGTTGGGTATCATGCGACGGATATGGGAACCATTCTCGACCGAAAACGGACAAACAAACCCGATCTGACCTTGTATGTTGTGGATGCGCGTCAAGCGCTTCACTTTGAACAGGTTTTCCGTGCAGCAGAGATTGCGGGTTATGAAAAAGAAGCATCCCTAGAGCATATCGGCTTTGGCACGATGAATGGGAAAGACGGCAAACCTTTCAAGACCCGTGAAGGCGGCGTGTTGAAATTGCATGACTTTATCCAGCAAGCCAAAGATAAAGCGCGTGAGCGCCTTGAAGAAACAGGTATGGGTGCTGATTTTTCTGCTGAAGAACGTGCTGATATCGCAGATAAAGTGGCACTTGCAGCGATTAAATTTGCTGACCTGTCAAATGTTCGTACAAAGAATTATGTGTTCGATTTAGATCAGTTTGTGGCTTTTGAAGGTAAAACTGGGCCATATCTCTTATATGCAGCTGTTCGCGTGAAATCACTTATGCGCCGCGCCAAAGAAGAAGGCATAGTTGCTGGTGCGATGAAAATTGAGTTGAAAGAAGAGCGTGTATTAGCGCTTCAACTAGATGCTTTTGAAGGTGCGCTAAAACTTGCTTATGCCAACCGCACACCGCATGGGATTTGTGATCATGTTTATAATCTGGCGCAGGCATTTTCATCCTTCTGGACGAATGCACCTATTTTAAAAGCAGGTGTGCCAGATGATGTGAAAGCATCGAGATTGGCTCTGGCTCAAGCAACGCTCAAACAATTGGAAACAGGCTTGTCGCTCATCGGGATAGAAACGCCTGAGCGTATGTAACCAAATTATGCACAGGCTTTGTGCAAAGATATGAAAATCAGTGGATGAGTCGTTTCTCTATTGACGATTCGCTTATTCACTGAACATTAGAAACTATCGGGGCTGCTCATTGCAGCCTTGTATCTCTCGCGGGAGAGAATGGCATAAAAGTCATGGCCGAAGGCGCAACCGCCCCGGAAACGCTCAGGCAAAAGGACCGCGAAAGATTATAAAACGCTGGAAAGAGGCGGCATTTTAATGCGCAGCCTCGCCGAAGGAGCAAGCAGACGCTAAAATAAGCACTGCGGAATCTCTCAGGCGCAAGGGACAGCGGGGGCATGAAATATCTACGTGCATGAGTGCGTAGAAGTTTATGCCGACCGTGGAGAACCTTGTACTGTGTCCAATGCAGATCTGAAGCTTACACCTTTATCAAAACTGAACCATTCTATGGGTGGCAAAATGGTCGATTTTGCTGGTTATTCCATGCCTATCCAGTTTGATTCTGGTATCATTCCCGAACATCATCATGTACGTGAAAAATGTGGTTTGTTTGATGTTTCTCACATGGGGCCGGCTTTTCTGAAACTTGAAGAAATGGGCAGCGAAACCGCGCTAACCGGTGATGCAGCTCATGCTAAAATTGCCGGTATTTTTGAACAGCTTGTATGTGGAGATATTGCAGGCCTCGCACCGGGTGAAATGCGTTATACATTGTTGCTAAATGATGATGGCGGTATTTTGGATGACCTTATGGTGACGCGTCCATTCGCGCCCGAGGAACAAGGCTGCCTCTACATCGTGGTGAATGCTGGCTGTAAAGAAGAAGATTTCGCGCTGATTAGCGAAAAATGTGAAGGCGCTGTGCTAGAGCGAGCTGATGATAACGCGCTGATTGCTGTGCAAGGCCCTCTAACACGCAAGCTGATGGCGAAATACGCACCCCAGCTTGCTGATATGGTGTTTATGACTGCTAAACGCGTGGATGTATGCGGCGTAAATTGTCTGGCTTCGTGTTCGGGTTATACAGGCGAAGATGGATATGAAATTCTTGTCCCAGCAGAACATGCTGAAACCATAACCAAGACATTGCTGGAAGATTCTGGAATAGCGCCGATTGGTTTAGGCGCGCGCGATAGTTTGCGTTTGGAAGCAGGGCTTTGCCTATACGGGCATGATATGGATACCAGCAAAACGCCGATTGAGGCCTCACTCACTTGGGCGGTGTCTAAAGTGCGCCGCGATGAAGCTGATTTTCCTGGCGGTGAAAAAATTATCGCTCAGATTGAAAATGGCACCGATATGAAACGTATCGGCCTGACATTGATAGATAAAGCACCAGCACGTGAAGGATCTGAGATTGCCACGAAAGATGGCAAAATCATTGGTGTCATTACATCAGGCGGCCACGGACACACTGCGGGCAAGCCTGTGGCTATGGGCTATGTGCAGCGCGGCTACACGCAGGCAGGCACAGAGCTGGACGTTCTTGTAAGAAACAAACCAAGGGCAGCGGTTGTCAGCCGCATGCCATTCGTCAAACAAAATTATTATCGCGGCTAGGGGCTAGAGAATTATGACTAAACTTTACACAGAAGATCATGAGTGGGTTTCAGTAGAAGGTGACATTGCGACGATCGGTGTCTCCGCTTATGCAGCAGAGCAATTGGGCGATGATATCGTGGCCGCTGAAGACTTGTTGGAAGTGGATGACGATGTTTCCAAAGGTGACATCCTGTTTGTGTTTGAAAAAGCAAAAGCAGCTGTAGAAGTCTATTCCCCTGTTTCTGGTGAAATTACAGAATTGAATGATTTCCTAGAAGGTGATTCAGAAGAGTTTCATGCAAAACTGACAGCTGTTGAATGGCTCTACAAAGTTAAAATGTCTGATCCTTCTGAGCTTGAAGGCATGATGGACGAAGCTGCGTATAAAGCATTTTGTGAGGGCTAGGAATATATGCGTTACCTCCCACTGACGCCTGATGATCGGGCGCAAATGCTTGAGACGATTGGCGCAAAAAGCGTTGATGATTTTTATCAAGATGTTCCAGAGTTTGCACGTTTGACAGGTCCGATTGAGGACTTGCCCATGCATCA encodes the following:
- the argS gene encoding arginine--tRNA ligase → MTDIANILSGAVGDIFEGLGLDRKLGQVRRADRPDLADFQCNGAMAAAKAAKRNPREIAGEVAPKIEALELVESVDVAGPGFLNITVSAAALEGRTTEILADGKAGGGSVETPRNVMIDFGGWNVAKPMHIGHLRSTIIGDSLQRLFRFLGDDVTSDVHLGDWGLQMGLLIVGVSEEQPDLPYFDDNFEGEYPEESPVSMDDLERLYPLYAGKMKAENTVETIEDGKTVYKKVPNPEYREDVRALAQTATAELQAGRRGYRALWKQFCAVTQIGLERECGDLGVQFDLWKGESDANVLLPEIVEDLKSRKVAVESDGAWVIYVERESDKKDMPPFMLLNSQGAVGYHATDMGTILDRKRTNKPDLTLYVVDARQALHFEQVFRAAEIAGYEKEASLEHIGFGTMNGKDGKPFKTREGGVLKLHDFIQQAKDKARERLEETGMGADFSAEERADIADKVALAAIKFADLSNVRTKNYVFDLDQFVAFEGKTGPYLLYAAVRVKSLMRRAKEEGIVAGAMKIELKEERVLALQLDAFEGALKLAYANRTPHGICDHVYNLAQAFSSFWTNAPILKAGVPDDVKASRLALAQATLKQLETGLSLIGIETPERM
- the gcvT gene encoding glycine cleavage system aminomethyltransferase GcvT; this translates as MSNADLKLTPLSKLNHSMGGKMVDFAGYSMPIQFDSGIIPEHHHVREKCGLFDVSHMGPAFLKLEEMGSETALTGDAAHAKIAGIFEQLVCGDIAGLAPGEMRYTLLLNDDGGILDDLMVTRPFAPEEQGCLYIVVNAGCKEEDFALISEKCEGAVLERADDNALIAVQGPLTRKLMAKYAPQLADMVFMTAKRVDVCGVNCLASCSGYTGEDGYEILVPAEHAETITKTLLEDSGIAPIGLGARDSLRLEAGLCLYGHDMDTSKTPIEASLTWAVSKVRRDEADFPGGEKIIAQIENGTDMKRIGLTLIDKAPAREGSEIATKDGKIIGVITSGGHGHTAGKPVAMGYVQRGYTQAGTELDVLVRNKPRAAVVSRMPFVKQNYYRG
- a CDS encoding glycine cleavage system protein H, with the translated sequence MTKLYTEDHEWVSVEGDIATIGVSAYAAEQLGDDIVAAEDLLEVDDDVSKGDILFVFEKAKAAVEVYSPVSGEITELNDFLEGDSEEFHAKLTAVEWLYKVKMSDPSELEGMMDEAAYKAFCEG